A genomic stretch from Corynebacterium sp. 21KM1197 includes:
- a CDS encoding DUF1707 domain-containing protein: protein MNDRVRLSDDERAQAMSLLGTAFSQGRLGVDEYDARCQAAARAQYRYELNQLFLDLPSLPATQIDKTVQVYSAEEIEEARQASRYPKAGILALTSAAAMGIVLINSALVPVLVIIPIVFVLLYMLKIGPDSWYVPSQRALNRRRIQAIKAAERQRAIERRAQRLELQHELKNSAYNFARSTMQRRR from the coding sequence ATGAATGATCGTGTTCGTCTCAGTGATGATGAGCGTGCCCAGGCCATGTCCCTCCTGGGCACCGCCTTTTCCCAGGGACGCCTCGGCGTAGACGAATACGACGCCCGCTGCCAGGCCGCAGCCCGGGCACAGTACCGCTATGAACTCAATCAACTCTTCCTCGATCTGCCATCTCTACCAGCCACGCAGATAGATAAAACCGTTCAGGTGTACTCCGCCGAGGAGATCGAGGAGGCGCGGCAGGCTTCCCGGTACCCCAAGGCCGGGATTCTCGCTCTCACCTCCGCTGCCGCTATGGGAATTGTGCTCATTAACTCTGCGCTGGTTCCTGTGCTCGTCATTATCCCCATCGTCTTTGTGCTTCTCTACATGCTGAAAATCGGGCCCGATTCCTGGTATGTACCCAGCCAGCGAGCGCTCAACCGGAGACGCATCCAGGCGATCAAGGCTGCCGAGCGGCAGCGCGCCATCGAGCGGCGCGCGCAGCGCCTGGAACTCCAACACGAGTTGAAGAACAGCGCCTACAACTTCGCACGGAGCACCATGCAGCGGCGTCGGTAG
- a CDS encoding ATP-binding protein yields MRWTRAGFAAVIAELRRIGEDMTSVEVKRGTGGVPALGETLSAFGNMPDGGVIIIGLDADDGFAVVGLDDPGKIAQGVVSQARSDALTPNVTVDVEVVEFEGRNLVVCEVAGLPLPEKPCRYEGVAYLRQFDGDYRMSDVEVQMIADRQRQSALDDPGWLAPDAIPVTGSSSADFDSDIVASVIENTRRGTRRYRGRSDEGVLYDLGALDAQGRATVAGLYVLGSYPQRFEPSWGASAAVQVNGEGGVRNRDLFSAEGPVPEMFMDLMDWAVRNISEDIAYREDGHAIDVPGLPAVAVREIIANALVHRDLSTLSRGKSANIRLNKRRLIVTNPGGLRGITTDQLGQQDARRPVNEHVYRLCTKYRFPDGSRLIEGEGGGIRWVRTTLAEAELRPPTFHDKGVSFTAIISQDSLVREEDLAWLEQLAKGVPFSREQRAALLALRSGESWSNADARRRLGLDSVEARAMLQDLVARGVVTIDGAGRSTTYSLASSEGTAERGSERATGSRGIEEELELREEVTVAELVGITGLTERQVRYGLSKLKKAGRAVHDGGKPARWRVMRRLS; encoded by the coding sequence ATGAGGTGGACGCGAGCGGGTTTTGCCGCTGTGATCGCAGAGTTGCGCCGGATTGGTGAGGACATGACCTCCGTGGAGGTTAAACGCGGTACGGGCGGCGTACCCGCGCTGGGGGAAACGCTGAGCGCTTTTGGCAATATGCCCGATGGGGGTGTGATCATCATTGGGCTCGACGCGGACGATGGCTTCGCCGTGGTGGGACTCGATGATCCGGGGAAGATCGCGCAGGGAGTGGTGAGCCAGGCACGCTCCGATGCCTTAACTCCGAATGTCACCGTGGACGTAGAGGTGGTGGAGTTTGAGGGGCGCAACCTGGTGGTGTGTGAGGTAGCGGGACTGCCGCTACCGGAGAAGCCTTGCCGCTACGAGGGAGTGGCATATTTGCGTCAGTTTGACGGCGATTATCGAATGTCGGATGTGGAAGTACAGATGATCGCTGACCGCCAGCGGCAAAGTGCTCTCGACGATCCCGGCTGGTTAGCACCCGACGCTATTCCCGTGACGGGAAGTTCCAGCGCCGATTTTGATAGCGATATTGTGGCCTCCGTTATTGAGAACACTCGGCGCGGCACGCGGCGTTATCGGGGCAGGAGCGATGAGGGAGTTCTCTACGATCTGGGGGCCTTGGATGCGCAGGGGCGGGCGACGGTCGCGGGTTTGTACGTTCTTGGCTCGTATCCGCAGCGCTTTGAACCCTCCTGGGGTGCCTCGGCCGCAGTGCAGGTGAATGGGGAAGGAGGCGTGCGTAACCGCGATCTTTTCTCTGCGGAGGGGCCGGTGCCCGAGATGTTCATGGATCTCATGGACTGGGCGGTGCGGAATATATCGGAGGACATTGCGTACCGGGAAGATGGGCACGCCATAGACGTCCCAGGATTGCCTGCGGTGGCTGTTCGTGAGATTATCGCCAATGCCTTGGTGCACCGCGATTTATCAACGCTGAGCAGGGGAAAAAGCGCAAATATCCGATTGAATAAGCGCAGGCTCATTGTGACTAACCCAGGTGGATTACGCGGTATCACCACCGATCAGTTGGGGCAGCAGGACGCACGCAGGCCGGTGAACGAGCACGTTTATCGCCTGTGCACAAAGTATCGCTTTCCCGATGGATCGCGCCTTATTGAGGGAGAGGGCGGTGGTATCCGATGGGTGCGCACTACCCTCGCGGAGGCGGAACTGCGTCCGCCCACATTCCACGACAAAGGAGTTTCCTTTACCGCGATTATTTCCCAGGACTCCTTGGTCCGGGAAGAAGATCTGGCGTGGTTGGAGCAATTAGCCAAGGGGGTTCCGTTTAGTAGAGAGCAGCGGGCTGCGCTTTTGGCGCTGCGCTCGGGAGAATCGTGGTCTAATGCGGATGCACGCAGGCGTCTGGGGCTTGACTCCGTGGAGGCGAGGGCGATGCTGCAAGACCTCGTGGCGCGGGGAGTGGTGACTATTGATGGTGCGGGCCGGAGCACGACGTATTCCTTGGCGTCCTCGGAGGGGACTGCGGAGAGGGGATCGGAACGAGCTACTGGTTCCCGTGGGATCGAGGAAGAACTGGAATTGCGGGAGGAAGTGACCGTCGCTGAACTCGTGGGGATAACCGGCTTGACGGAGCGCCAGGTGCGCTATGGATTGAGCAAACTGAAAAAGGCTGGGCGCGCGGTGCATGATGGCGGGAAGCCGGCGCGGTGGCGAGTGATGCGGAGGTTGTCTTAG
- a CDS encoding pyridoxal phosphate-dependent aminotransferase: protein MNDTPAPKQPRKRREFDQSEKMKNVLYEIRGPVAAEAERMELDGHRILKLNTGNPAVFGFDAPDVIMRDMIASLPTSQGYSTSKGIIPARRAIVTRYELIDGFPSFDVNDVFLGNGVSELITMTTQALLNDGDEVLIPAPDYPLWTAATSLAGGTPVHYLCDEEDNWNPSLEDIRAKVTDKTKAIVVINPNNPTGAVYSREILQGIVDIAREHDLLILADEIYDRILYDGAQHISITGLAPDLLTITFNGLSKAYRVAGYRAGWMVLTGPKNHARGFIEGLELLAGTRLCPNVPAQHAIQVALGGRQSIYDLTGEHGRLLRQRNVAYEKLNAIPGVSCVKPMGALYAFPRLDPNVHEIHDDGQFMLDLLRKEKILMVHGTGFNWPTPDHFRVVTLPWASELEDAIERLGNFLSSYKQ, encoded by the coding sequence ATGAACGACACACCCGCCCCCAAGCAACCCCGCAAGCGCCGCGAGTTCGATCAGTCGGAGAAGATGAAGAATGTTCTCTACGAGATTCGCGGTCCCGTCGCCGCCGAGGCCGAGCGCATGGAACTCGACGGCCACCGCATTCTCAAACTCAACACCGGCAACCCCGCCGTCTTTGGCTTCGACGCCCCGGACGTCATCATGCGCGACATGATCGCCTCCCTGCCCACCTCCCAGGGCTACTCCACTTCCAAGGGCATTATTCCGGCGCGCCGAGCCATCGTCACCCGCTACGAACTCATCGACGGCTTCCCATCCTTCGACGTCAATGACGTTTTCCTGGGCAACGGCGTCTCCGAACTCATCACCATGACCACCCAGGCTTTGCTTAACGACGGCGACGAGGTGCTCATTCCCGCACCGGACTACCCCCTGTGGACTGCCGCGACGTCGCTAGCCGGAGGCACTCCGGTGCACTATCTGTGCGACGAGGAGGATAACTGGAATCCCTCGCTGGAGGATATTCGGGCCAAGGTGACGGATAAGACCAAGGCCATCGTGGTGATTAACCCCAATAATCCCACCGGAGCGGTGTACTCGCGCGAGATCTTGCAGGGGATCGTGGACATCGCCCGCGAACACGATCTGCTGATCCTGGCCGATGAGATCTATGACCGCATTCTGTATGACGGCGCGCAGCACATTTCCATCACGGGGCTGGCTCCCGATCTGCTCACCATCACGTTCAACGGCCTTTCCAAGGCATACCGCGTGGCCGGATACCGGGCGGGGTGGATGGTGCTCACCGGGCCGAAGAATCACGCGCGCGGCTTCATCGAGGGGCTGGAGCTTCTCGCCGGTACCCGCCTGTGCCCCAACGTTCCCGCGCAGCACGCGATCCAGGTGGCCCTGGGCGGCCGCCAATCCATCTACGACCTCACCGGGGAGCACGGCCGCCTGCTGCGGCAGCGCAACGTGGCCTATGAAAAGCTCAACGCCATTCCCGGCGTGAGTTGCGTGAAGCCGATGGGCGCGCTGTACGCCTTCCCCCGCCTGGACCCCAATGTTCATGAGATTCACGACGACGGCCAGTTCATGCTCGACCTGCTGCGCAAGGAAAAAATCCTGATGGTGCACGGAACCGGCTTCAACTGGCCTACCCCGGATCACTTCCGCGTGGTCACCCTGCCCTGGGCCTCGGAGTTGGAGGACGCGATCGAGCGCCTGGGGAACTTCCTGAGCAGTTATAAGCAGTAA
- a CDS encoding ATP-binding protein yields MALPEAVREALDLVWAGARGDEAETASVDFKEDPVHYPQQRNSDAKAEELIVDAAVCFANGEEEVSYIIFGVSDRGSGPSAFTGTKRDASDLAAKVFQKTMPQLHVEAWPVEYRGQRLILFRVPRGRAVYATARGTATYRAGKKCEPLAGEYRRNLEYRRMNPDHTARPSELKLSELSEEALAQGRVLLENQRQTRGAIDALPATTEGLLSTLDLLRNDGHLTIAAEILFAQPSGDRPLVRYHYRSTPAGEPKTMVVDQPLVLAATTLQRRIKERASEELARVHLGLGQEVPIPYLPAQAIDEAVTNALVHRDWALLSPIVIDQSPMMLKVSSPGGLPSQVRADRLLSTPSRPRNQLLMYAMNKLGLAEQASRGFDRMWLSMLSSGRNEPDVETDEYHVDVTLYAEEPDEQFLRFLAGVRETYGADFARDVNVVIALKYLIRHPVLSAVQAGKIMQTSERDARQNLLFMAHRGFIEEFGEGWALSEKTRTNVEFLPGALPVPVSLVDWIEGELSGGRPLTNRQIAEATGVPAREVTAALRKLRAEGLVRKDPEGPSRGAGVLWRGA; encoded by the coding sequence ATGGCACTGCCGGAGGCGGTGCGTGAGGCCTTGGACCTGGTCTGGGCGGGGGCCAGGGGCGATGAGGCGGAAACGGCGAGCGTGGATTTTAAGGAAGATCCCGTGCATTACCCGCAACAGCGAAACTCGGACGCTAAGGCCGAGGAACTCATCGTGGACGCCGCCGTGTGCTTTGCCAACGGCGAGGAGGAGGTTTCTTATATCATTTTCGGCGTGAGCGATCGGGGATCCGGGCCGAGCGCCTTTACCGGAACAAAAAGGGATGCCTCCGATCTGGCGGCCAAGGTCTTTCAAAAGACGATGCCCCAGCTGCACGTGGAGGCCTGGCCGGTGGAATACCGGGGGCAGCGCCTTATCCTCTTTCGAGTGCCGCGCGGTCGCGCCGTGTATGCCACCGCGCGGGGCACGGCCACGTATCGGGCGGGTAAGAAGTGCGAGCCACTGGCGGGGGAATACCGCAGGAACCTGGAATATCGCCGCATGAACCCGGATCACACCGCGCGGCCCTCCGAACTAAAACTCAGCGAGTTGAGCGAGGAAGCCCTGGCTCAGGGTCGAGTTCTGCTGGAAAATCAGCGGCAAACGCGCGGGGCTATCGACGCCCTCCCCGCCACCACCGAAGGGTTGCTGAGCACGCTTGACCTGCTTAGGAATGACGGCCACTTGACCATCGCGGCTGAAATACTCTTTGCGCAGCCGAGCGGAGATCGCCCCCTCGTGCGCTATCACTATCGGAGCACGCCTGCGGGAGAACCCAAGACGATGGTGGTGGATCAGCCCTTGGTGCTTGCCGCGACCACCTTGCAGCGGCGCATCAAGGAACGAGCGAGCGAGGAACTTGCCCGCGTACACCTGGGGTTGGGGCAGGAGGTGCCCATTCCGTATCTGCCTGCTCAGGCGATTGACGAGGCGGTCACCAACGCGCTCGTGCACCGGGATTGGGCGCTGCTATCGCCCATCGTGATTGATCAATCTCCCATGATGCTCAAGGTGAGTTCCCCCGGTGGGCTTCCTTCCCAGGTTCGCGCGGATCGATTACTGTCCACGCCCTCCCGTCCACGGAATCAACTTCTCATGTACGCGATGAACAAACTGGGGCTCGCGGAACAGGCCTCGCGTGGGTTTGATCGCATGTGGCTTTCCATGCTCTCCTCGGGGCGCAATGAGCCCGATGTGGAGACTGATGAATATCACGTGGACGTCACGCTTTATGCGGAGGAACCGGATGAGCAGTTTCTGCGATTCCTCGCGGGGGTGCGGGAAACCTACGGGGCCGATTTTGCCAGGGACGTCAATGTGGTGATCGCCCTGAAATACCTCATTAGGCACCCGGTTCTTTCGGCCGTACAGGCCGGGAAGATCATGCAGACCTCCGAGCGAGATGCCAGGCAGAATCTGCTTTTTATGGCCCACCGAGGATTCATTGAGGAGTTTGGGGAGGGCTGGGCACTCAGCGAGAAAACCCGAACCAACGTGGAATTCCTACCAGGGGCGCTGCCGGTGCCGGTATCGCTTGTTGATTGGATTGAGGGGGAACTGAGCGGTGGGCGGCCTTTGACTAACCGGCAGATTGCCGAGGCCACCGGGGTTCCTGCTCGTGAGGTGACTGCGGCCTTGCGAAAACTGCGGGCCGAGGGGCTGGTGCGCAAAGACCCGGAGGGGCCGTCGCGTGGTGCGGGGGTGCTGTGGCGCGGCGCGTAA
- a CDS encoding YibE/F family protein: MGRHHSSPTAFTLPRLALLIGIALASLASAIAVALNWPSAEATRVSDTFASSSFNRTLVEGTVTLVDNNACNSTSIGTIFEESPPTPLEAATQDCHRALVDITSGEFAGKRTMLVTYGMPGEPELREGEKIQLTETRAEDGRVSMAFADYQRGTPLLIWGIIIVLALIVFAGWRGFRALIGLAVTLAMIGFFLLPALASGRDSALLAVITGALVLLVVVPLVHGLNWKSAAALGGTLLALLVAAGLTSIGLRTTEVRGLGSDENLTILLYLPEVSVLGLLAAGFIIGTLGVLNDVTIAQASTINELSALDPEASPWRLFLGAMKVGQDHIASVVYTLVLSYTGAALPLLLLISVAQRPIGETLSSDVVATELLRSGIGGLALILAVPLTTLIAAWTVPERASK; the protein is encoded by the coding sequence TTGGGCCGTCACCACTCCTCCCCCACGGCGTTTACCCTCCCTCGCCTGGCGCTGCTCATCGGCATTGCGCTCGCCAGCCTGGCCTCCGCCATCGCCGTGGCCCTGAACTGGCCTTCCGCAGAGGCTACCCGCGTCTCCGATACCTTCGCTTCCTCCTCTTTTAACCGCACCCTCGTGGAGGGCACCGTGACGCTGGTGGATAACAACGCCTGCAACTCGACGTCGATAGGCACCATCTTCGAGGAATCCCCGCCCACCCCACTGGAGGCCGCCACCCAGGATTGCCACCGGGCGCTGGTGGACATCACCTCCGGCGAGTTCGCGGGGAAGCGCACCATGCTGGTGACCTATGGTATGCCCGGCGAACCCGAGCTGCGGGAGGGGGAGAAGATTCAGCTCACCGAGACGCGCGCGGAGGACGGGCGCGTGAGCATGGCCTTTGCCGATTATCAGCGCGGCACCCCGCTTCTGATCTGGGGCATCATCATCGTGCTCGCGCTCATCGTCTTTGCCGGGTGGCGGGGTTTCCGCGCTCTGATCGGCCTGGCCGTCACCCTCGCCATGATCGGCTTCTTCCTGCTCCCCGCCCTCGCCTCCGGCCGGGATTCCGCGCTGCTCGCCGTGATCACCGGCGCGTTGGTGCTCCTGGTGGTGGTGCCGCTCGTCCACGGCCTGAACTGGAAATCCGCCGCCGCCCTGGGCGGCACGCTGCTCGCCCTCCTCGTGGCGGCGGGCCTGACCTCCATCGGGCTGCGTACCACGGAGGTGCGCGGGCTGGGCTCGGATGAAAACCTCACCATCTTGCTCTACCTCCCGGAGGTCTCCGTGCTGGGGCTGCTCGCGGCGGGCTTCATCATCGGCACGCTGGGGGTGCTTAACGACGTCACGATTGCCCAGGCCTCCACGATCAACGAACTCTCCGCGCTCGACCCGGAGGCCAGCCCGTGGCGGCTCTTCCTCGGCGCGATGAAGGTGGGGCAGGATCACATCGCCTCCGTGGTGTACACCCTGGTGCTCAGTTACACCGGTGCGGCCCTGCCGCTGCTCCTGCTCATCTCCGTGGCGCAGCGGCCCATCGGGGAGACCCTGAGCAGCGACGTGGTGGCCACGGAGTTGCTGCGCTCCGGGATCGGCGGGCTGGCGCTGATCCTCGCGGTGCCACTGACCACGCTCATCGCGGCGTGGACGGTGCCGGAGCGAGCGTCAAAGTAG